A window of Chitinophaga sp. MM2321 contains these coding sequences:
- a CDS encoding porin family protein, giving the protein MKKLFFAVAVLMMTAAVTSVQAQGKLLRFGVKGGANLGKLDGSGFQDGFKLGYHLGAFAQVNLVKGFGVQGELVFSSTKTKTTDQFSDIYKDVSTSDNRKEVNLNYLSIPLLANIDLGSPRIKLQVGPQFGAMVSDKKVFGAANEAFKGGEISGVAGLWLQLPIVNVSARYIIGFNDVKGLNDVTSTSNWKNQSIQLGVGVTL; this is encoded by the coding sequence ATGAAGAAACTATTTTTTGCCGTTGCAGTACTGATGATGACTGCGGCTGTTACCTCTGTTCAGGCACAAGGTAAGTTGTTGCGCTTTGGTGTAAAAGGTGGTGCGAACCTCGGGAAACTGGATGGTTCGGGCTTCCAGGATGGTTTTAAACTGGGGTATCACCTGGGTGCTTTTGCACAGGTAAACCTGGTAAAGGGTTTTGGTGTACAGGGAGAACTGGTGTTTTCCTCTACTAAAACAAAAACCACGGATCAATTCAGTGACATCTACAAAGATGTAAGCACCTCCGACAACCGTAAAGAAGTAAACCTGAATTACCTCAGCATTCCTTTGCTGGCAAATATCGACCTGGGAAGTCCCCGCATTAAATTGCAGGTAGGGCCTCAGTTTGGTGCAATGGTCAGTGATAAGAAGGTATTTGGCGCTGCCAATGAGGCTTTCAAAGGCGGTGAAATTTCCGGTGTGGCCGGTTTATGGTTACAACTGCCTATCGTTAACGTCAGTGCCCGTTATATTATTGGCTTTAATGATGTGAAAGGGTTGAACGACGTTACCTCCACCAGCAACTGGAAAAACCAGAGCATTCAGTTAGGTGTTGGGGTTACTTTATAA
- the lon gene encoding endopeptidase La, whose protein sequence is MNRFYLGNSEDEMEFMPIIPLNEDGEGQEDEKIPDELALLPLRNTVLFPGVVIPITVGRDKSIKAVNDAYKTDKMIGVVAQKDSTIEDPNVADLSEVGTVARIVKLIKMPDGGTTIIIQGRKRFKIEEIVTEDPYFKAKITVLHDEIAEDDSEFEAYISSIKDLAAQIIELSPNLPSEASIILKNIENASFLVHFVSSNLNSDLKEKQQLLEINNLRTRAELLMQLLQTELQLAELKHKITNKTKADLDKQQRDYFLQQQMKSIKEELGGDANDREIKEMKRKAEEKKWPATAAEAFAKGIEKLERMHPSTPDYSVVYNHLDLLLDLPWNDYTTDSYDLKKAKKILDHDHYGMDKIKERILEYLAVLKLKGDMKSPILCFVGPPGIGKTSLGRSIANAVGRKYVRLSLGGLHDESEIRGHRKTYIGAMPGRVVQSIRKIKSSNPVMILDEIDKIGNDLRGDPSSALLEVLDPEQNSAFYDNYLELEYDLSKVLFIATANNINAIHPALRDRLEIIDLSGYSIEEKTEIAKRHLLPKQKEAHGLKNTKFRIGNPVIEHIIADYTRESGVRELDRQFASIMRNLAKQVAMDRPLPETITDATIEKILGKPRYSNEIYKVGNPPGVAVGLAWTYVGGDILFIESSLSEGKGDLKLTGNLGNVMKESAVTALSYLHAHATELKLDPKLFTTKSVHVHVPEGAVPKDGPSAGITMLTALASIFTGRKVKSYLAMTGEITLRGQVLPVGGIKEKILAAKRAGIREVILCWQNEKDIKEINPAYIKGMKFHYVKQMNQVLEIALLKR, encoded by the coding sequence ATGAACAGATTTTATTTAGGAAATTCGGAAGATGAAATGGAGTTCATGCCTATTATCCCTTTGAATGAAGATGGGGAAGGTCAGGAGGATGAAAAGATTCCCGATGAGCTGGCATTATTACCATTACGAAATACAGTATTATTCCCTGGCGTTGTTATACCCATAACGGTAGGCCGGGACAAATCCATAAAGGCGGTAAATGATGCGTACAAAACTGACAAAATGATCGGGGTTGTAGCGCAGAAAGACAGTACGATTGAAGATCCCAACGTAGCGGATCTGAGTGAAGTGGGCACGGTGGCACGTATTGTAAAGCTGATAAAAATGCCGGATGGCGGCACTACTATCATCATCCAGGGCCGCAAACGCTTTAAAATAGAGGAGATCGTTACAGAAGATCCGTATTTCAAAGCGAAGATTACCGTTTTACACGATGAGATAGCGGAAGATGACTCTGAATTTGAAGCATACATTTCCTCTATAAAGGACCTGGCTGCCCAGATCATTGAGTTGTCGCCCAACCTGCCATCGGAGGCCAGCATCATCCTGAAAAATATTGAAAATGCTTCTTTCCTGGTGCATTTCGTTTCTTCCAACCTTAATTCTGACCTGAAAGAAAAACAGCAATTGCTGGAAATCAACAACCTGCGCACACGTGCGGAGCTGTTGATGCAACTGCTGCAAACAGAATTGCAGTTGGCAGAGCTGAAACATAAGATCACGAATAAAACCAAGGCGGACCTCGACAAGCAACAGCGGGATTATTTCCTGCAACAGCAGATGAAGTCCATCAAGGAAGAACTGGGCGGTGATGCCAATGACCGGGAGATCAAGGAAATGAAGCGCAAGGCGGAAGAAAAGAAGTGGCCGGCCACGGCTGCAGAAGCTTTTGCCAAAGGTATTGAGAAACTGGAGCGTATGCATCCCAGCACGCCTGATTACAGCGTGGTGTACAACCACCTGGACCTCTTGCTGGACCTGCCCTGGAACGACTACACGACCGATAGCTACGACCTGAAAAAGGCCAAGAAGATACTGGATCATGACCATTACGGCATGGATAAGATCAAGGAAAGAATCCTGGAATACCTGGCGGTGCTGAAACTGAAAGGCGACATGAAGTCACCTATCCTGTGTTTTGTAGGCCCTCCGGGTATCGGTAAAACGTCCCTGGGACGCTCTATAGCCAACGCAGTGGGTCGTAAGTATGTACGACTAAGCCTGGGTGGATTGCATGACGAGAGTGAGATCAGGGGCCACCGTAAAACCTATATCGGCGCCATGCCGGGCAGGGTGGTACAATCTATCCGCAAGATCAAATCCTCTAACCCGGTGATGATCCTGGATGAAATTGATAAAATAGGTAATGACCTGCGTGGAGATCCGAGTTCCGCTTTACTGGAAGTACTGGACCCTGAACAGAACAGCGCCTTTTATGATAACTATCTGGAGCTGGAATATGACCTGAGCAAAGTGTTATTCATTGCTACCGCAAACAATATCAATGCTATTCACCCTGCACTGCGCGACAGGCTGGAGATCATTGACCTGAGCGGTTATTCTATCGAAGAAAAGACAGAGATCGCGAAGCGTCACCTGCTGCCGAAACAGAAGGAAGCGCATGGTTTGAAAAATACTAAATTTCGTATAGGCAATCCCGTTATAGAGCATATCATTGCTGATTATACGAGGGAAAGCGGTGTGCGTGAGCTGGACAGACAGTTTGCTTCCATCATGCGTAACCTGGCCAAACAGGTGGCAATGGATCGTCCACTGCCGGAAACTATCACGGATGCTACGATTGAAAAGATCCTGGGCAAGCCGCGTTATTCCAACGAGATCTATAAAGTGGGTAACCCGCCGGGCGTGGCTGTTGGCCTTGCCTGGACTTATGTGGGCGGTGATATCCTGTTTATTGAAAGTAGTCTGAGCGAAGGTAAAGGCGATCTGAAACTGACGGGCAACCTCGGTAATGTGATGAAGGAATCTGCCGTTACGGCACTCAGCTATCTGCATGCACACGCTACAGAACTGAAGCTGGACCCTAAGTTGTTTACAACAAAAAGTGTGCATGTACACGTACCGGAAGGCGCCGTACCGAAAGATGGTCCGAGTGCAGGTATTACCATGCTCACGGCCCTGGCATCCATATTCACCGGTCGTAAAGTAAAGTCCTATCTGGCGATGACAGGAGAGATCACCTTACGCGGACAGGTATTGCCGGTAGGTGGTATCAAGGAAAAAATACTGGCAGCCAAAAGGGCAGGCATCCGGGAAGTGATCCTTTGTTGGCAAAATGAAAAGGATATTAAGGAAATTAATCCCGCCTATATCAAAGGGATGAAGTTTCATTATGTGAAGCAAATGAACCAGGTACTGGAAATTGCGTTATTGAAGCGATAA
- a CDS encoding pyridoxine 5'-phosphate synthase produces MTKLSVNINKFATLRNARGGNLPDILKIAQDCERFGADGITVHPRPDERHIRYQDVRDLKPLVTTEFNIEGYPSQEFMDLVLEVGPHQCTLVPDPPDAITSNTGWDTIKYQSQLKDVISTLKKAGIRVSIFLNAEVDKVAGAKSAGADRIELYTGPYAEEYTKARTQLQNLQVFNDYKDTAREATALGLELNAGHDLNLENLRFFKLHIPQLKEVSIGHALVADAIYFGLENTIQLYKRQLQD; encoded by the coding sequence ATGACGAAGCTGAGTGTAAACATCAACAAGTTTGCTACCCTGCGAAACGCACGTGGCGGCAATCTCCCGGACATTCTGAAAATAGCACAGGATTGTGAGCGTTTCGGCGCGGATGGCATAACAGTTCACCCCCGTCCGGATGAACGGCATATCCGCTACCAGGACGTAAGAGATCTGAAACCCCTTGTTACTACAGAATTTAATATAGAAGGTTATCCTTCCCAGGAATTTATGGATCTCGTATTGGAAGTAGGGCCGCATCAATGTACGCTCGTTCCCGATCCTCCTGATGCTATCACCTCCAATACAGGCTGGGATACCATCAAATACCAGTCACAGTTAAAAGACGTTATCTCCACACTAAAGAAAGCCGGCATACGGGTTTCCATCTTCCTCAATGCAGAAGTTGATAAAGTAGCAGGCGCTAAAAGTGCAGGTGCAGACCGTATTGAACTCTATACCGGTCCTTACGCAGAAGAATATACGAAAGCACGTACCCAGTTGCAAAATCTTCAGGTATTCAACGATTATAAAGATACTGCCCGCGAAGCCACCGCTTTGGGACTGGAACTAAACGCAGGCCATGATCTCAATCTCGAAAACCTGCGCTTCTTCAAATTACATATCCCCCAACTGAAAGAAGTTTCCATTGGCCACGCACTCGTGGCAGACGCCATTTATTTCGGCCTGGAAAACACGATTCAGTTGTATAAAAGGCAACTACAGGATTAA
- the ahcY gene encoding adenosylhomocysteinase, which translates to MSTIAKSNIDFSLAYKVKDMSLAAWGRKEIELAEAEMPGLMSLRTEYGDTKPLQGARIAGCLHMTIQTAVLIETLVHLGAEVRWSSCNIFSTQDHAAAAIAAAGVPVFAWKGLNEPDFDWCIEQTLFFGGADRPLNMILDDGGDLTNMVLDKYPELIQHIKGLSEETTTGVHRLYERMKNGTLPMPAININDSVTKSKFDNKYGCRESCVDAIRRATDVMIAGKVAVIAGFGDVGKGSAESLRGAGARVIVTEIDPICALQAAMEGYEVKKMVDAVKEADIIVTTTGCRDIITGEHFKAMKDKAIVCNIGHFDIEIDVAWLNNNYGKTKVEIKPQVDKYTIDGKDIILLAEGRLVNLGCATGHPSFVMSNSFTNQVLAQLELWLNAGNYKNEVYVLPKHLDEKVARLHLKKVGVELDVLSPAQSTYLGIPVEGPFKPDYYRY; encoded by the coding sequence ATGTCTACAATTGCGAAATCAAACATTGACTTTAGCCTTGCCTATAAGGTAAAAGATATGTCCCTCGCGGCCTGGGGCCGTAAGGAGATAGAATTGGCCGAAGCTGAAATGCCCGGACTGATGTCACTGCGGACAGAATATGGCGACACTAAACCTCTTCAGGGAGCGCGCATAGCGGGCTGTCTGCATATGACCATACAAACTGCTGTATTAATAGAAACCCTGGTACACCTCGGTGCTGAGGTACGCTGGAGCTCCTGCAATATCTTCTCTACACAGGATCACGCTGCTGCTGCTATCGCTGCTGCAGGCGTTCCTGTATTTGCCTGGAAAGGTCTGAATGAACCAGACTTTGACTGGTGTATAGAGCAAACCCTGTTCTTCGGCGGTGCTGACCGTCCGCTGAACATGATCCTGGACGATGGTGGTGACCTCACCAACATGGTACTGGACAAATACCCTGAGCTGATCCAGCACATCAAAGGATTAAGTGAAGAAACCACTACCGGTGTTCACCGCTTATACGAGCGTATGAAGAACGGCACCTTGCCAATGCCTGCTATCAACATCAACGATTCTGTTACCAAATCCAAATTTGATAACAAATATGGTTGCCGCGAATCCTGCGTAGATGCGATCCGCCGTGCTACTGATGTAATGATCGCTGGTAAAGTAGCTGTTATTGCTGGTTTTGGTGATGTAGGTAAAGGTTCTGCAGAATCACTGAGAGGTGCCGGCGCCCGTGTAATCGTTACTGAAATTGACCCCATCTGCGCTTTACAGGCTGCAATGGAAGGTTATGAAGTAAAGAAAATGGTAGATGCGGTTAAAGAAGCTGATATCATCGTAACCACTACCGGTTGCCGCGATATCATTACCGGCGAACATTTCAAAGCCATGAAAGACAAAGCGATCGTTTGTAACATCGGTCACTTTGATATCGAAATCGATGTTGCCTGGTTGAACAATAACTACGGTAAAACCAAAGTAGAAATCAAACCACAGGTAGATAAATATACCATCGACGGTAAAGACATCATCCTGCTGGCTGAAGGCCGCCTGGTAAACCTGGGTTGCGCTACCGGTCACCCATCTTTCGTGATGAGTAACTCTTTCACCAACCAGGTACTGGCGCAGCTGGAACTCTGGCTGAATGCCGGTAACTACAAGAATGAAGTATACGTGCTGCCTAAGCACCTGGATGAAAAAGTAGCCCGTTTACACCTGAAAAAAGTAGGTGTGGAACTGGATGTACTGTCTCCTGCTCAGTCTACTTACCTCGGTATTCCGGTAGAAGGACCGTTCAAGCCTGATTACTACAGATACTAG